The Thermodesulfovibrio sp. 3462-1 genome contains the following window.
TATTTTCATGCTTAAAAGAAGTTTTTTTATTTATATCCTCAGGAATTTTTACAATTTCTGCCTGAGTTATGTTTGCAAGTATTATTTTAGCTATGTAGTCTTTTTCAGTCCCCTTTTCTCCATATATAAAAAATACAGTATTATCAAAAGAAAGTTTTTTTATGCTTTCCAAAAGCTCTTGCATTACTGGGCTTTTGTATACTCTCTGAAATTGCATTGGCTCCATAAATCTACTCCCTGTAAAGTTTGTTGTCTTCAATATACTTCCGCACTTCTTCTGGTACAAGGTAACGAATACTTTTTTCATTCTGAATCATCTTTCTTATTTGAGTTGATGATATCCAGAATGGTGAAACTGAAATAAAAAAAGCTCTTTTATCTGAATTTTTTATTTTAAAACAGTTTTCGGCCTCTTCATCTTCAATAAATTCATAATTCTGTAAATTATCAAAACCAGGTCTTGACATTATTATAAAATCAACCATTCTTAATAGTTCTTCATACCTGTACCAGGATTTTAATTCAAGAAATGCATCAATACCCATTATAAAAAAAAGAGTATCCTTTTGGTAAAGTCTTTTTAAATGTGTAAGAGTATTTATGGTATAAGAAGGTTTTTTCTGTTTAGCTTCAAAATCAGAAACTTCAAAAAAGGGATTGTCCTTTACTGCCAATTCAGTCATTTTCAATCTGTGCATAGCTTCCACAATATCGTATTTTTTTAATGGCGGAATTCCTGCTGGAATAAATATAATTTTGTCCAGCAAAAAAGCTTCCCTTACCTCTTCTGCGACTCTTAAATGCCCATAATGAATGGGATTAAAGGTTCCACCAAAAAATCCTATCTTCATTGCCTTAACTGTCCTGATCCGAAAACTATGAATTTGGTGCATGTAAGCTCTTCAAGTCCCATTGGACCACGAGCATGAATTTTGTCCGTTGAAATTCCTATTTCAGCACCGAGACCAAATTGATATCCATCATTAAGTCTTGTCGAAGCATTAACAAAAACAGCAGATGAGTCAACCTCTCTTAAAAACTTCATTGCCTTATTATAATCTCTCGTAACAATTGCATCAGAATGGGCTGAACCGTATTTTGTTATGTGCTCAATAGCCTCGTCAATATCCTTTACAACCCTCACATTTAGAATTAAATCAAGGTATTCTTTATAAAAGTCTTCTTCAGTAACATCCATTACATTTGGATATATTTTCTTTGTCCTTGAACATCCTTTAAGCTGAACTCCAGCCTGTTCAAATCTTTTTAACATTGCTGGCAAAAATACTTCTGCTACAGCTTCATCTACTAACATTGTTTCCATTGCATTACAGGTTGCAGGTCTCTGTACTTTAGCATTAAAACAAATCTCCTGAGCCATTTCAAGGTCAGCATCTCTATCAACAAATACATGACATACACCTTTGTAATGTTTAAGTACAGGAATCCTTGAATTTTCAGTAACAGTTCTTATGAGGGACTCTCCACCACGAGGAATTATTAAATCTATTAAGCCCTCAAGTTTTATCATCTCAAGAACAGCTTCT
Protein-coding sequences here:
- the nadD gene encoding nicotinate-nucleotide adenylyltransferase; its protein translation is MKIGFFGGTFNPIHYGHLRVAEEVREAFLLDKIIFIPAGIPPLKKYDIVEAMHRLKMTELAVKDNPFFEVSDFEAKQKKPSYTINTLTHLKRLYQKDTLFFIMGIDAFLELKSWYRYEELLRMVDFIIMSRPGFDNLQNYEFIEDEEAENCFKIKNSDKRAFFISVSPFWISSTQIRKMIQNEKSIRYLVPEEVRKYIEDNKLYRE
- a CDS encoding glutamate-5-semialdehyde dehydrogenase; this translates as MELKQLVLSKAKEAKEASILIGKASTERKNKILNRMAEYLKHGKDELIKANGVDVQRAQEKGLSKALIDRLTLTEKRIDEMIKGLEEVVSLPDPVGEITKMWLRPNGMLVGRMRVPIGVIGVIYEARPNVTVDVTGLCLKAGNAVVLRGGSEAINSNTALVKILKQALKDEGMHDGVVSFIDIPQREAVLEMIKLEGLIDLIIPRGGESLIRTVTENSRIPVLKHYKGVCHVFVDRDADLEMAQEICFNAKVQRPATCNAMETMLVDEAVAEVFLPAMLKRFEQAGVQLKGCSRTKKIYPNVMDVTEEDFYKEYLDLILNVRVVKDIDEAIEHITKYGSAHSDAIVTRDYNKAMKFLREVDSSAVFVNASTRLNDGYQFGLGAEIGISTDKIHARGPMGLEELTCTKFIVFGSGQLRQ